One Acidimicrobiales bacterium genomic region harbors:
- a CDS encoding ABC transporter permease: MVAAGAPVGGPPDAVTPAALPVAGSFPTGPVGRARWTFELVRVLAPRELRTRYRQSVLDIAWALISPIAVLVVYGIVLTQSFDVSGEGIPYLSLAWSGLVLWTFFATSLGSSASSLISSRDLVTKVNFPKEALPLSMVGASLADLGIGLVTVFILALVQGIEPTWTVVLFPLPLLVLIAWASALGILAGVLAAFVRDIPHVVQLVVRVGFFATPVMYDAAILPPAFRWTAWVSPLAVSIEAFRDAVLRGHVPNLALLGVHLALGLALLVGAVAYTRSVETRISDFI, from the coding sequence ATGGTCGCTGCCGGTGCACCCGTCGGAGGGCCACCGGATGCCGTCACCCCTGCTGCGCTCCCGGTGGCCGGGTCGTTCCCGACCGGGCCCGTCGGGCGGGCGCGCTGGACGTTCGAGCTCGTCCGGGTGCTCGCCCCCCGCGAGCTGCGCACCCGTTACCGGCAGAGCGTCCTGGACATCGCGTGGGCCCTCATCAGCCCGATCGCGGTACTGGTCGTCTACGGCATCGTGCTCACCCAGAGCTTCGACGTCAGCGGCGAGGGCATCCCGTACCTGAGCCTCGCCTGGAGCGGCCTCGTCCTGTGGACCTTCTTCGCCACGTCGCTCGGTTCGTCGGCCTCGAGTCTCATCTCGTCGAGGGACCTGGTCACCAAGGTGAATTTCCCGAAGGAGGCCCTGCCGCTGTCGATGGTCGGTGCCTCGCTGGCCGATCTCGGCATCGGGCTCGTGACCGTGTTCATCCTCGCTCTGGTCCAGGGAATCGAACCGACCTGGACCGTCGTGCTGTTCCCCCTCCCCTTGCTCGTGCTCATCGCGTGGGCGTCCGCGCTCGGCATCCTGGCGGGCGTCCTCGCGGCGTTCGTGCGTGACATCCCCCACGTGGTGCAACTCGTCGTGCGCGTCGGCTTCTTCGCCACGCCGGTGATGTACGACGCCGCGATCCTGCCACCGGCGTTCCGGTGGACCGCGTGGGTGAGCCCCCTGGCCGTGTCCATCGAAGCGTTCCGCGACGCCGTGTTGCGCGGCCACGTCCCGAACCTCGCCCTGCTGGGCGTCCACTTGGCCCTCGGGCTCGCCCTCCTCGTCGGCGCCGTGGCCTACACCCGGTCGGTGGAAACCCGCATCTCCGACTTCATCTGA
- a CDS encoding cytochrome P450, with product MLPGGEAGDDGLYAQLARRRGLGEVVVEEREETADGTRQWYGVYRWEPVRAALADEGLSACLYHDEMGLGRRYGEVLLGMDAPDHRHHRGVLQASFSRAALGGRLRTAVTAPVDAAIDALAGEDGADLFSALCEPVPVRVLTALLGLSDEWADALMEQAVVLARRDPGRAVVVADALRERLAPVIDERRSAPAAHDLVSVLAHGTVAGRPLTDLEVFSHVRLLAIAGTDTVTRGLGNLLSGLLTHPDQLEAVRRDPGLAPAAVEEAVRWECPAVSVPRIARRPVRLAGTTIPEGAAVRVVLGAANHDPDRWPDPDRFDIRRPAKPNAGFGMGVHACLGVHLAHVLLEHSLTALLATFPRLRRDPDAPPPRVVGIDLRAPDHLYARWD from the coding sequence GTGCTGCCCGGGGGTGAAGCCGGAGACGACGGCCTCTACGCCCAGCTCGCCCGTCGACGCGGCCTCGGCGAGGTGGTGGTCGAGGAGCGGGAGGAGACCGCCGACGGGACGCGCCAGTGGTACGGCGTGTACCGGTGGGAGCCCGTTCGGGCGGCGCTGGCCGACGAGGGCCTCTCGGCCTGCCTCTACCACGACGAGATGGGCCTCGGCCGGCGCTACGGCGAGGTGCTGCTCGGCATGGACGCTCCGGACCATCGCCACCACCGCGGGGTCCTCCAAGCGTCGTTCTCCCGCGCCGCACTCGGCGGGCGTCTGCGCACGGCCGTCACCGCGCCCGTCGACGCCGCGATCGACGCCCTGGCGGGCGAGGACGGCGCTGATCTGTTCTCGGCGCTGTGCGAGCCGGTCCCGGTGCGTGTGCTCACCGCGCTCCTGGGCCTCTCGGACGAGTGGGCGGATGCCCTGATGGAGCAGGCGGTGGTGCTGGCCCGGAGGGACCCGGGGCGTGCGGTGGTCGTCGCCGACGCGCTCCGGGAGCGGCTGGCTCCGGTCATCGACGAGCGACGATCGGCTCCTGCCGCCCACGACCTGGTCTCCGTCCTCGCCCACGGCACCGTCGCCGGCCGCCCCCTCACCGATCTCGAGGTCTTCAGCCACGTGCGCCTGCTGGCCATCGCCGGGACCGACACGGTCACCCGTGGCCTCGGCAACCTCCTCTCGGGCCTCCTCACCCATCCCGACCAGCTCGAGGCCGTCCGGCGCGACCCGGGCCTGGCCCCCGCCGCCGTCGAGGAGGCGGTGCGCTGGGAGTGCCCCGCGGTCTCCGTGCCGCGCATCGCCCGCCGTCCGGTGCGCCTCGCCGGGACGACCATCCCCGAGGGCGCGGCGGTGCGAGTGGTGCTGGGGGCGGCGAACCACGACCCGGACCGCTGGCCCGACCCCGATCGCTTCGACATCCGACGACCGGCAAAGCCCAATGCCGGCTTCGGCATGGGCGTGCACGCCTGCCTGGGCGTGCACCTGGCCCACGTGCTGCTCGAGCACAGCCTGACCGCGCTCTTGGCGACGTTCCCCAGGCTCCGCCGTGATCCCGACGCCCCCCCGCCCCGCGTCGTCGGCATCGACCTGCGCGCTCCGGATCACCTCTACGCCCGTTGGGACTGA
- a CDS encoding B12-binding domain-containing radical SAM protein — translation MTATFVVRHPRGWALGAVTDTAPAVASLGDVLDALRRAGATPAGPAGGERTSPGASPVVPLAPSDVVAPVWRWVGAVTADGVVIEGNDGVERVLDQDDLRLLDRLDGPRVVRELAELTGVHDAAARLGDLAAAGRLRTLAPGAPEPWALPGPDDVDVVGDLGPDLRLPPEDRRCPTDPARIGVHAVWQERVGPALALGMLTASARAWRGGALGEHYDIRRPETPSEFLGALAGGEGPAVLLCSNYLWSLDHNLEVARRAKELRPGLVVVHGGPSTPKYEDDAARFLETHGDVADVLVRGEGEHTLCMLLEALAPTLPALDRDRLRDVPGLTFRDPVDGAVVRTAEPERVADLDALPSPYLTGEFDHIDPGAWPFAVSIETNRGCPYGCTFCDWGSATLSRIRKFSAERVLAEFEWVAARGIPGLQLCDANFGILARDVDLARGLADIRRRTGSPTGLGFTPPKNTTRHITRIFDEVMDAGFLISTAISLQSIDEQTLAAVDRSNISTDHYLAMAADLRRRGHPLMGDLLLGLPGQTFESYRRDLQFFVDHQIMARTWVLKVLPNSPLNEPGYRARFRLRIDDQGLVTSTAQLSPAERDRALALRRAEIIANRLGVLRHVGWFLHWDHDITLTALLDHLLAVTAATPERFPLLTWLCAQFDLHPTAPVGWRAFYGEVGRLLAEDFGLDPAASDLLTVLRLQRALMPAPGRRLPQTVELDHDYERYHREGSATLLTTGRASTPPRPLAAYPPATFTVTGDPLQLCELGLHFSGDSRDLVFEGDFAIGQNTANELASPLMVRLPVFSGAAPRPVDATDAALVG, via the coding sequence ATGACCGCCACCTTCGTGGTCCGCCATCCTCGGGGCTGGGCGCTCGGCGCGGTGACCGATACCGCACCAGCGGTGGCCTCGCTCGGAGACGTCTTGGACGCCCTCCGGCGCGCCGGCGCCACGCCGGCCGGGCCGGCGGGTGGTGAGCGGACCTCGCCGGGGGCGTCGCCGGTCGTCCCGCTGGCTCCGTCCGACGTCGTGGCGCCGGTCTGGCGGTGGGTCGGCGCCGTGACCGCGGACGGGGTGGTGATCGAGGGCAACGACGGCGTGGAGCGGGTGCTCGACCAGGACGACCTGCGCCTGCTCGATCGCCTCGACGGGCCGAGGGTCGTCCGGGAGCTCGCGGAGCTCACCGGGGTCCACGACGCCGCGGCGCGCCTCGGCGACCTCGCCGCCGCGGGGCGCCTGCGCACCCTCGCGCCCGGAGCACCCGAGCCGTGGGCACTACCCGGTCCCGACGACGTCGACGTCGTGGGCGACCTGGGTCCCGACCTCCGCCTCCCGCCGGAGGATCGTCGCTGTCCCACCGACCCCGCGAGGATCGGTGTCCACGCCGTGTGGCAGGAACGGGTCGGTCCCGCGCTGGCGCTGGGGATGCTCACCGCCTCGGCCAGGGCGTGGCGGGGCGGGGCGCTCGGCGAGCACTACGACATCCGCCGTCCCGAGACCCCCTCGGAGTTCCTGGGGGCGCTCGCCGGCGGCGAGGGCCCGGCCGTCCTCCTCTGCTCCAACTACCTGTGGTCGTTGGACCACAACCTGGAGGTGGCCCGCCGGGCCAAGGAGCTCCGCCCGGGCCTCGTGGTCGTCCACGGGGGGCCCAGCACCCCGAAGTACGAAGACGACGCGGCGAGGTTCCTGGAGACCCACGGTGACGTGGCCGACGTCCTGGTGCGGGGCGAGGGGGAGCACACCCTCTGCATGCTGCTCGAGGCGCTGGCGCCGACCCTGCCGGCGCTCGACCGCGATCGGTTGCGCGACGTCCCCGGTCTGACGTTCCGGGACCCGGTCGACGGCGCCGTCGTGCGGACCGCCGAGCCGGAACGGGTGGCCGATCTCGATGCCTTGCCGTCGCCCTACCTGACGGGGGAGTTCGATCACATCGACCCGGGTGCCTGGCCCTTCGCCGTGTCGATCGAGACGAACCGCGGGTGCCCGTACGGCTGCACCTTCTGCGACTGGGGCTCGGCCACCCTCTCCCGCATCCGCAAGTTCTCCGCCGAGCGGGTGCTGGCCGAGTTCGAGTGGGTGGCGGCGCGAGGCATCCCCGGCCTCCAGCTCTGCGACGCCAACTTCGGGATCCTCGCACGCGACGTCGACCTCGCCCGGGGCCTCGCCGACATCCGGCGTCGCACCGGCAGCCCGACCGGGCTCGGCTTCACCCCACCCAAGAACACCACGCGCCACATCACCCGGATCTTCGACGAGGTGATGGACGCCGGCTTCCTGATCTCGACGGCGATCTCGCTCCAGAGCATCGACGAGCAGACCCTTGCGGCGGTCGACCGCTCGAACATCTCGACCGATCACTACCTCGCCATGGCCGCCGACCTGCGCCGGCGCGGCCATCCCCTGATGGGCGACCTCCTGCTCGGCCTTCCCGGGCAGACCTTCGAGTCGTACCGCCGCGACCTCCAGTTCTTCGTGGACCACCAGATCATGGCCCGTACCTGGGTGCTCAAGGTGCTGCCCAACTCACCGTTGAACGAGCCGGGCTACCGCGCCCGGTTCCGCCTGCGCATCGACGATCAGGGCCTCGTGACCTCGACCGCCCAGCTGTCGCCGGCCGAGCGTGACCGGGCCCTGGCGCTGCGCCGGGCGGAGATCATCGCCAACCGGCTCGGGGTGTTGCGCCACGTGGGCTGGTTCCTCCACTGGGATCACGACATCACCCTGACGGCGCTTCTCGACCACCTGCTGGCGGTCACGGCCGCCACCCCGGAGCGGTTCCCGCTCCTGACCTGGTTGTGCGCGCAGTTCGACCTGCACCCGACCGCGCCGGTCGGTTGGCGGGCGTTCTACGGCGAGGTGGGACGACTCCTCGCGGAGGACTTCGGCCTCGATCCGGCGGCGTCGGATCTGCTTACGGTCCTCCGGCTGCAACGGGCCCTCATGCCCGCCCCCGGGAGGCGGCTCCCCCAGACGGTCGAGCTCGACCACGACTACGAGCGCTACCACCGCGAAGGGTCGGCGACCCTCCTCACCACGGGTCGGGCGTCGACGCCGCCGCGACCCCTCGCCGCCTACCCGCCGGCCACCTTCACGGTCACCGGCGATCCATTGCAGCTGTGCGAGCTTGGCCTGCACTTCTCCGGGGACAGTCGCGATCTCGTGTTCGAAGGGGACTTCGCCATCGGCCAGAACACCGCCAACGAGCTGGCCTCGCCGCTCATGGTGCGCCTCCCGGTGTTCAGCGGGGCGGCGCCCAGGCCGGTCGACGCGACCGACGCCGCCCTCGTCGGGTGA
- a CDS encoding B12-binding domain-containing radical SAM protein, which yields MPEAGFVVRDGGRWWSAPVPGSSPAPWDLEGLLAAVGGAQDRPIAAARGVSSSPLGDLEVLLPVWAWVGRIVPGGVELEGAGGGRLLLTGEDLVVLDVLDPGGTAEEVVGRAQRAGVADAGSRLASLTHEGLVRRLPEGTDVPVPSAPAVAAAAADPGPFHDGSSGPSFAAPAPRPGAASDPGATDGRVPVHAVWQERVGPVLALGMLTAAARAWDGGALAGRYLIGRPETAEACLASLADGTGPAVLLCSNYVWSLEDNLDLARRAKALRPELVVIHGGPSTPSYDGDARAFLSAHGDVAHVLVRGEGEVTLCRLLEALTTSLPALDGDRLRSIPGLIFRDPVDGAVVRTAEPERVADLDALPSPYLTGEFDHIDPSAWLFAVSIETNRGCPYGCSFCDWGSATLSRLRKFGVDRVLAELRWVADRGIAGVQLCDANFGILARDVDIAAGLADISRGRGAPRIVAFTPPKNTTRHITKIFDAVLDAGLLVSTAISLQTIDEATLDAVDRSNISTDLYLALAADLRRRGLPLTGDLLIGLPGQTYDSYRADLQFFLDHQISPRSWSLRALPNAPLNDPGYRARFGIETGADRIITATSTMSHEDRRRMLTLRKMQVIADQYGVLIHVLRFLQWDHGVAATAVLDHLLDVVAGSPDRFPLLSWVFAYFDLHATVPVGWGAFYDEVGRLLEEDFGLDPGASDVATVLAVQRALMPAPQRNFPDTVTLAHDYVAYHRDATAGLFATGHASGPDRPLRSHPQAELTVTGDPLHLCSGGLRFAGDSRDEAMLGQFWLGVGSSHELLSPLTRVAPATRDLELAAAGDRAAAGTPVRVRATIG from the coding sequence ATGCCTGAGGCGGGCTTCGTGGTCCGCGATGGTGGCCGGTGGTGGTCCGCGCCGGTGCCCGGCTCGTCCCCGGCCCCGTGGGATCTGGAGGGGCTGCTCGCAGCCGTCGGCGGTGCGCAGGATCGGCCGATCGCAGCGGCGCGAGGTGTCTCCAGCAGTCCCCTCGGCGACCTCGAGGTGCTGCTCCCCGTGTGGGCGTGGGTCGGACGCATCGTCCCCGGCGGGGTGGAGCTCGAGGGGGCGGGCGGAGGCCGGCTCCTGCTCACGGGCGAGGACCTGGTCGTGCTCGACGTGCTTGACCCAGGCGGGACGGCGGAGGAGGTGGTCGGGCGTGCGCAGCGGGCGGGCGTCGCCGACGCCGGTTCACGACTCGCGTCGCTCACCCACGAGGGTCTCGTGCGGCGCCTCCCCGAGGGAACCGACGTCCCGGTGCCGTCGGCCCCGGCCGTCGCCGCCGCGGCCGCGGACCCCGGTCCCTTCCACGACGGATCGTCGGGCCCTTCCTTCGCGGCGCCGGCCCCCCGGCCCGGGGCGGCGAGCGATCCGGGCGCCACCGACGGGCGCGTGCCCGTCCACGCCGTGTGGCAGGAGCGGGTCGGCCCGGTCCTCGCCCTCGGCATGCTCACGGCCGCGGCCCGGGCATGGGACGGCGGCGCCTTGGCCGGGCGCTACCTCATCGGCCGCCCGGAGACCGCCGAAGCGTGCCTCGCGTCGCTCGCCGACGGCACCGGGCCCGCCGTGCTGCTCTGCTCGAACTACGTCTGGTCGCTGGAGGACAACCTCGACCTGGCGCGCCGGGCGAAGGCGCTGCGCCCCGAACTGGTGGTCATCCACGGCGGCCCGAGCACGCCCAGCTACGACGGCGACGCCCGGGCGTTCCTGTCGGCCCACGGCGACGTGGCCCATGTGCTCGTGCGCGGCGAGGGGGAGGTGACGCTCTGTCGTCTCCTCGAGGCACTCACGACCTCCCTACCCGCGCTCGACGGGGACCGCCTGCGCTCCATCCCCGGGCTGATCTTCCGGGACCCCGTCGATGGCGCCGTCGTGCGCACGGCCGAGCCGGAACGGGTCGCCGACCTGGACGCCTTGCCGTCGCCCTATCTGACGGGGGAGTTCGACCACATTGACCCCTCGGCCTGGCTCTTCGCCGTGTCGATCGAGACGAACCGTGGCTGTCCCTACGGGTGCTCGTTCTGCGACTGGGGGTCGGCGACGCTCTCGCGCCTGCGGAAGTTCGGGGTGGACCGGGTGCTCGCCGAGCTCCGATGGGTGGCCGATCGCGGCATCGCCGGCGTGCAGCTCTGCGATGCGAACTTCGGCATCCTGGCTCGCGACGTCGACATCGCCGCCGGTCTCGCCGACATCAGCCGCGGGCGCGGAGCGCCTCGCATCGTCGCCTTCACGCCGCCGAAGAACACCACCCGCCACATCACGAAGATCTTCGACGCCGTCCTCGACGCCGGCCTGCTCGTATCGACCGCCATCTCCCTGCAGACCATCGACGAGGCGACGCTCGATGCCGTCGACCGGTCGAACATCTCGACCGACCTGTACCTGGCGCTGGCCGCCGATCTCCGCCGCCGGGGCCTTCCCCTCACCGGCGACCTGCTCATCGGGCTGCCCGGCCAGACCTACGACTCGTACCGGGCCGACCTCCAGTTCTTCCTCGACCACCAGATCTCGCCGCGCAGCTGGTCGCTGCGCGCGCTGCCCAACGCCCCCCTGAACGACCCCGGGTACCGGGCCCGCTTCGGGATCGAGACGGGCGCGGACCGCATCATCACGGCGACCTCGACCATGTCCCACGAGGACCGGCGCCGGATGCTGACACTGCGGAAGATGCAGGTGATCGCCGACCAGTACGGCGTGCTCATCCACGTGCTGCGCTTCCTCCAGTGGGACCACGGAGTGGCGGCGACCGCGGTGCTCGACCATCTCCTCGACGTGGTGGCGGGCTCGCCCGACCGCTTCCCGCTGCTGAGCTGGGTCTTCGCCTACTTCGACCTGCACGCCACGGTGCCGGTGGGCTGGGGAGCGTTCTACGACGAGGTGGGCCGTCTGCTGGAGGAGGACTTCGGCCTCGACCCGGGGGCGTCGGACGTCGCCACCGTGCTGGCCGTGCAGCGGGCCCTCATGCCGGCGCCGCAACGGAACTTCCCCGACACGGTGACGCTCGCCCACGACTACGTCGCCTACCACCGCGACGCCACCGCCGGACTATTCGCCACCGGTCACGCCTCGGGGCCCGATCGTCCGCTGCGCTCTCACCCTCAGGCCGAGCTCACCGTGACGGGCGACCCCCTGCACCTGTGCAGCGGAGGGCTGCGCTTCGCCGGCGACAGTCGTGACGAGGCCATGCTCGGTCAGTTCTGGCTCGGGGTGGGCAGCTCGCACGAGCTCCTGAGCCCCCTCACCCGTGTCGCGCCGGCCACCCGGGACCTCGAGCTCGCCGCCGCCGGCGACCGCGCGGCCGCCGGCACCCCTGTCAGGGTCAGGGCCACGATCGGATGA